Part of the Fibrobacter sp. UWH4 genome is shown below.
GGTCTCGGGTCCGACTCCCGATCTGGGCTCTCACTAATTGGAGATAGAATCATGGCAAAAGAACATTTTGACAGAAGCAAGCCGCACTGCAACATCGGCACCATCGGCCACGTTGACCACGGCAAGACCACTCTGACCGCCGCAAT
Proteins encoded:
- a CDS encoding GTP-binding protein; the protein is MAKEHFDRSKPHCNIGTIGHVDHGKTTLTAA